A window from Maribacter dokdonensis DSW-8 encodes these proteins:
- a CDS encoding 3-keto-disaccharide hydrolase, which translates to MKKRRMRQLLLVLLILMVNVNFINGQYHKKLEEGFVQLFNGKNFDGWHLKLKKGDSIMAKEVYAIEDGMVHVFKDMPDSLNLNTGENATHGLFYTNKKYSKYILRFEYKWGEKITNNFDEWQYDAGCYYHVFDDKVWPKGLEYQVRYNHITERNHTGDFWGAGVSLDWTATEDGKTFLLPKDGGKEMRNMKNEIYGYASPKYNALNGKWNQCEIIVMGNVYTIHKLNGKIVNMGTNLSVEEGIIGFQSETAEIFYRNIEIKEFDKVIPIEKFLN; encoded by the coding sequence ATGAAAAAAAGGAGAATGCGCCAATTACTACTTGTTTTGCTCATATTAATGGTAAATGTGAATTTCATCAATGGGCAATATCACAAGAAATTAGAGGAAGGTTTTGTACAACTGTTCAATGGTAAAAATTTTGATGGCTGGCATCTCAAATTAAAAAAAGGTGATAGTATCATGGCAAAAGAAGTATACGCTATAGAAGATGGTATGGTACATGTTTTTAAGGATATGCCAGATAGTTTAAATCTAAACACGGGAGAAAATGCCACTCATGGTTTATTCTATACTAATAAGAAGTATAGTAAGTACATACTTAGGTTTGAATATAAATGGGGAGAGAAAATCACCAATAATTTTGATGAATGGCAGTATGATGCGGGCTGCTATTACCATGTTTTTGATGATAAAGTGTGGCCTAAGGGTTTGGAATATCAGGTTCGATATAACCATATTACCGAAAGAAACCATACAGGCGATTTTTGGGGTGCTGGTGTAAGTTTAGATTGGACAGCTACTGAAGATGGCAAAACATTTTTATTGCCCAAAGATGGAGGTAAGGAAATGCGTAATATGAAAAATGAAATTTATGGGTATGCATCTCCCAAATATAATGCCTTGAACGGAAAATGGAATCAGTGCGAAATTATTGTAATGGGCAATGTATATACCATTCACAAGTTAAATGGTAAAATTGTGAATATGGGCACTAACCTTTCGGTGGAGGAAGGTATCATCGGTTTTCAATCGGAAACGGCAGAAATATTTTATCGAAACATAGAAATCAAAGAATTCGATAAGGTTATTCCAATTGAAAAATTTCTAAATTAA
- a CDS encoding glycoside hydrolase family 95 protein, producing the protein MKNQPESLKLMSLCFLMAFWTVALMQAQKTESDLKLWYTAPAADWNEALPIGNGRLAAMVFGNPINENIQLNESTLWAGGPHRNDNPRAKESLSNIRQLIFEEDYDQAHGIANRDFISKTSHGMPYETVGNLRLNFKDQKNYTNYYRELDIENAVNTTMYSVNGVEFKREVFTSFTDEVIVMRLTANKEAQISFTATMDRPEPAKVRLFTENSDVLVMTGFGSDNKNKRLPEESEPVKGEVEFDTRIKIVPEGGKIVSTASELKVTNANSVMLYISIATSFVDYNDVSADAHKKATDYLAKVSSKKYDQLLSRHSNFYQKYFNRVSLHLGSTDAAKNPTDVRIKEFSTGIDPSLVALYFQFGRYLLISSSQPGGQPANLQGLWNNLLVPPWKSAYTVNINTEMNYWPAEVTNLSEMHEPLIDMVKDLAVTGKETAKVMYGADGWVTHHNTDLWRITGPVDGATWGMWPTGGTWLSQHLFDKYEFSGDVAYLKTVYPAMKGAAEFCLSMLTPEPENGWLVISPSISPEHGPKNRSKNVFIAAGTTMDNQLVFDMLTKTIRAAKLLRVDDKMVSKMQWALAKLPPMKIGQHHQLQEWMQDLDDPIDDHRHVSHLYGLYPSNQISPYRNPELFQGAKNTLIQRGDPSTGWSMNWKINLWARMLDGNHAYKLMGDQIKLVGRPDSPKGGGTYANMLDAHPPFQIDGNFGFTSGVAEMLVQSHDGAIHLLPALPDIWGKGKVMGLRARGGFEIKELEWKDGRVVKAIIRSNLGGNLRVRGYDKLQDQNGNEFKVATTENVNPFYQVPQIKKPVISITNPEELILKPTFLYDLATKVGQEVMLFAK; encoded by the coding sequence AGCTTTGCCAATTGGTAACGGTCGTTTGGCGGCTATGGTTTTTGGGAATCCCATTAACGAGAATATTCAATTGAACGAAAGTACCTTATGGGCTGGCGGTCCGCACCGTAATGATAATCCAAGGGCAAAAGAATCTTTGTCCAATATACGACAACTCATTTTTGAAGAAGACTATGATCAAGCTCACGGTATCGCTAATCGCGATTTTATTTCAAAAACCTCTCATGGCATGCCCTATGAAACGGTGGGGAATTTAAGGTTGAATTTTAAAGACCAAAAAAATTACACCAATTACTACAGGGAATTGGATATTGAAAATGCAGTGAATACCACCATGTATTCGGTCAATGGTGTGGAATTTAAAAGAGAGGTTTTTACCTCTTTTACGGATGAGGTCATTGTAATGAGGTTAACAGCCAATAAAGAAGCTCAAATTAGTTTTACGGCAACTATGGATCGCCCAGAACCGGCTAAAGTTAGGTTGTTTACTGAAAACAGTGATGTTTTGGTCATGACAGGTTTTGGTAGTGATAATAAGAACAAGCGTTTGCCAGAAGAGTCTGAGCCGGTTAAAGGTGAAGTAGAATTTGATACCAGAATAAAAATTGTTCCGGAAGGCGGAAAAATAGTTTCAACGGCAAGTGAATTAAAGGTAACAAATGCAAATAGTGTGATGCTGTACATTTCAATAGCTACAAGTTTTGTGGACTACAATGATGTAAGTGCAGATGCTCATAAAAAGGCAACAGATTATTTGGCTAAAGTATCCTCTAAAAAATATGATCAATTGTTAAGCCGTCATTCAAATTTTTACCAAAAGTATTTTAATAGGGTCTCATTACATTTAGGTAGTACAGATGCGGCAAAAAATCCTACTGATGTTAGAATAAAAGAATTTAGTACCGGTATAGATCCATCGCTAGTTGCCCTGTATTTTCAATTTGGCAGGTATTTATTGATTTCATCTTCGCAACCAGGTGGTCAGCCGGCCAACTTACAGGGCTTATGGAACAACCTATTGGTACCACCTTGGAAAAGTGCCTATACCGTAAATATCAATACAGAAATGAATTACTGGCCTGCTGAGGTTACCAATTTATCTGAAATGCATGAGCCATTAATTGATATGGTAAAAGATCTTGCAGTAACGGGAAAAGAAACCGCAAAGGTTATGTACGGTGCAGATGGGTGGGTAACCCATCACAATACAGATTTATGGAGAATTACCGGTCCTGTAGATGGGGCAACTTGGGGAATGTGGCCAACTGGCGGAACATGGTTAAGTCAGCATTTATTCGATAAATATGAATTTAGTGGTGATGTAGCGTATTTAAAAACGGTTTATCCAGCTATGAAAGGTGCCGCTGAGTTTTGTTTGAGTATGTTAACTCCAGAACCTGAAAATGGTTGGTTGGTAATTTCACCTTCGATATCCCCTGAACATGGACCCAAAAACCGTTCTAAAAATGTATTTATCGCGGCAGGTACTACCATGGATAATCAATTGGTGTTCGATATGTTGACAAAAACAATAAGAGCGGCAAAATTACTAAGGGTAGATGATAAAATGGTATCTAAAATGCAGTGGGCTTTAGCGAAACTACCTCCAATGAAAATAGGTCAACATCATCAGCTTCAAGAATGGATGCAAGATTTAGATGACCCCATCGATGATCACCGTCACGTATCTCATTTGTACGGTTTATATCCTTCAAATCAAATATCGCCCTATAGAAATCCGGAGTTATTTCAAGGTGCCAAAAATACTTTGATTCAAAGGGGAGACCCATCTACCGGGTGGTCAATGAATTGGAAAATTAATTTGTGGGCTAGAATGTTAGATGGCAACCATGCCTATAAATTAATGGGCGATCAAATAAAATTAGTTGGCAGACCAGACTCGCCTAAAGGCGGAGGTACTTATGCCAATATGCTAGATGCTCACCCGCCATTTCAAATTGATGGTAATTTTGGGTTCACCTCTGGTGTAGCGGAGATGTTGGTTCAAAGTCATGATGGGGCAATTCACTTATTACCTGCATTACCAGATATATGGGGAAAGGGCAAGGTAATGGGTCTTCGGGCTAGGGGAGGTTTTGAAATCAAGGAGTTAGAATGGAAAGATGGTAGAGTTGTAAAAGCTATAATCCGATCTAATCTAGGCGGAAACCTTCGTGTAAGAGGGTATGACAAATTGCAGGATCAAAACGGTAATGAATTTAAAGTTGCAACCACGGAAAACGTGAATCCGTTTTATCAAGTGCCACAAATTAAAAAGCCCGTCATATCAATAACAAATCCTGAAGAGCTTATTTTAAAACCTACATTCTTATATGACTTAGCTACAAAAGTTGGGCAAGAAGTTATGCTATTTGCCAAGTAG
- a CDS encoding sulfatase-like hydrolase/transferase, translating into MNKDRVLSKVIVVFLIAIVGLGCKGKEKNKPVEVKKKPNFLFVLVDDQSPFDFKFYDSTSTLDAPTITKLAKDGLIVDDARHMGAMVGAVCTPSRHMIMSGRTVWSLPSMQGYINPNAPENLEENTIGAIFNRAGYSTMRTCKKGNSYPKANKQFTVVKDATKRGGTEESGSAWHADQVLTYLDGREETADENPFFIYFGLSHPHDIRDGTPELLAKYGATNHTDKNNLPPANENQPPLPENYLNAHPFHHGHLELRDEENVSGVWKNRDEQTVRNEIGREYACSENIDIQLNKVLNKLEAMGELDNTYVIYTSDHGIAVGRHGLMGKQNLYEHSWRVPLIVKGPGIKANQRVKGNIYLTDILPTLCELAEIEIPETVQGKSFKPVLMGEQESLRDVMYGVYAGGSKPGMRTVKKGDWKLIKYDVLDGKVRETQLFNLAENPNEYIAEHSKPTEMQNDLAENPKYAAKLAEMEKLLLEEMENYGDPFRLWDQETK; encoded by the coding sequence ATGAATAAAGACAGAGTTTTGAGCAAGGTAATCGTAGTTTTTTTAATAGCTATAGTTGGTCTTGGTTGTAAGGGTAAAGAGAAGAATAAACCGGTTGAGGTAAAAAAGAAACCTAACTTTTTATTTGTTCTGGTAGATGATCAATCTCCTTTCGATTTTAAATTTTACGATTCTACTTCAACTTTAGATGCCCCAACGATAACCAAATTGGCAAAAGATGGTTTAATAGTAGATGATGCCAGACACATGGGGGCTATGGTGGGTGCGGTTTGTACCCCATCTAGACATATGATCATGAGTGGGAGAACGGTTTGGAGCTTACCATCTATGCAAGGATACATCAACCCTAACGCACCTGAAAATTTAGAGGAAAACACCATTGGTGCCATTTTCAATAGGGCAGGGTACAGCACCATGCGCACATGTAAAAAGGGAAATTCATATCCAAAGGCGAACAAACAGTTTACCGTGGTGAAAGATGCTACAAAACGCGGAGGAACAGAAGAGTCTGGTAGTGCTTGGCACGCTGATCAAGTATTGACTTATTTAGACGGTAGGGAAGAAACAGCAGACGAAAATCCGTTCTTTATTTATTTTGGTCTTTCGCATCCACATGATATTCGGGACGGTACGCCAGAATTATTGGCAAAGTATGGTGCAACAAATCATACCGATAAGAACAATCTTCCGCCTGCAAATGAAAATCAACCACCCTTACCAGAAAATTATTTAAATGCCCACCCTTTTCATCATGGGCATTTAGAATTACGTGATGAAGAAAATGTTAGTGGTGTTTGGAAAAACAGGGATGAGCAAACCGTTAGAAACGAAATAGGGAGGGAATATGCCTGTTCAGAAAATATTGATATTCAATTGAACAAGGTCTTAAATAAATTAGAGGCTATGGGAGAATTGGATAACACCTATGTTATTTATACTTCTGACCATGGTATAGCGGTTGGGCGTCACGGTTTAATGGGGAAGCAGAATTTATATGAGCATTCATGGAGGGTGCCATTAATTGTAAAAGGTCCTGGTATAAAGGCAAATCAGCGTGTTAAGGGTAATATATATCTGACCGATATTTTGCCAACCCTGTGCGAATTAGCCGAAATAGAAATACCGGAAACGGTACAAGGGAAAAGTTTTAAGCCTGTTCTTATGGGAGAGCAAGAAAGCCTTAGGGATGTCATGTACGGCGTGTATGCTGGCGGTTCAAAACCAGGTATGCGTACCGTAAAAAAAGGGGATTGGAAATTAATTAAATATGATGTTTTAGACGGTAAGGTTCGTGAGACACAATTGTTCAATCTTGCGGAAAATCCTAATGAATATATAGCAGAACATAGTAAACCTACAGAAATGCAAAATGACTTGGCAGAAAACCCAAAATACGCAGCTAAGTTGGCAGAAATGGAAAAATTACTTTTAGAGGAAATGGAAAATTACGGAGATCCATTCAGGTTATGGGATCAAGAAACTAAATAA
- a CDS encoding sulfatase-like hydrolase/transferase, protein MMILKNTRNITILTLLFFSVLMSWAQQAKTTEQPNIIIFLCDDLGYGDLSSYGHPFIKTPNIDKLAATGIRMTNYYAAAPVCSPSRVGLLTGRSPNRAGVYDFIPGPKKSEDLRDKVHLQEGEETIPAMLKTVGYETALVGKWHCSSLFNNPAQPQPDYFGFDHWYATHNNASPSHKNPKNFVRNGEKVGQQEGFSCQLVVDEAMSWLDNRKGDHPFYLQVTFHEPHEPVASPEDLVQEYLPYSNGLAEAEFFANVANVDKAVGRLLAYLEEKGTENTLVIFTSDNGPETFTRYPGAKRTFGRTGGLKGRKLWTTEAGIRVPGIVNWIGKPMYTGTTDAVVSALDFLPTLSELTGAKLPNKELDGESFLSLIKTGKFERKKPLVWGFYNALNQHKVAMRYGDYKILARLKNNGEYLPQIMNVYDGNVALIKESELTDYELYNLIEDKMESVNLVETKPEKFTEMKKLLHAEYGKLLEGSHIWRNDSK, encoded by the coding sequence ATGATGATTTTAAAAAACACACGTAATATTACAATTTTAACGCTACTATTTTTTAGCGTATTAATGAGTTGGGCGCAACAAGCTAAAACAACGGAACAGCCTAATATCATTATTTTTCTTTGTGATGATCTAGGGTATGGAGATCTATCATCTTATGGGCATCCTTTCATAAAAACTCCGAATATTGATAAGTTGGCGGCAACAGGCATTAGAATGACAAATTACTATGCTGCAGCACCGGTTTGTTCACCTTCCCGTGTAGGGTTGTTGACGGGGCGTAGTCCCAATAGGGCAGGGGTGTACGATTTTATACCGGGTCCTAAGAAAAGTGAGGATTTAAGGGATAAGGTCCACTTGCAAGAAGGTGAGGAAACCATACCGGCAATGTTAAAAACCGTAGGTTATGAAACTGCTTTGGTTGGTAAATGGCACTGTAGTTCTTTATTTAATAATCCTGCACAACCACAACCAGATTATTTCGGATTCGACCATTGGTACGCTACCCATAACAATGCTTCGCCAAGTCATAAAAATCCAAAGAATTTTGTAAGAAACGGAGAGAAGGTTGGTCAGCAAGAAGGGTTCAGTTGTCAGTTGGTGGTAGATGAAGCTATGAGCTGGTTGGATAATAGAAAAGGAGATCATCCATTTTATTTACAGGTAACGTTTCATGAACCTCATGAACCGGTAGCTTCACCAGAAGATTTAGTACAGGAATATTTGCCATATTCCAATGGTCTTGCTGAAGCCGAGTTTTTTGCAAATGTTGCCAATGTAGATAAGGCTGTGGGCAGGTTATTGGCATATTTGGAAGAAAAAGGAACAGAAAACACCTTGGTCATTTTTACTTCTGATAACGGACCGGAAACATTTACACGTTACCCTGGCGCAAAAAGAACCTTTGGGCGAACTGGTGGTTTAAAAGGGAGAAAATTATGGACCACAGAGGCAGGTATTCGTGTTCCTGGTATTGTGAATTGGATAGGAAAACCTATGTATACTGGTACTACGGATGCTGTTGTATCCGCATTGGATTTTCTGCCTACATTATCAGAGCTTACCGGAGCCAAATTACCAAATAAAGAGTTAGATGGTGAATCCTTTTTATCCCTGATTAAAACAGGGAAATTTGAAAGAAAGAAACCATTGGTTTGGGGTTTTTACAATGCCTTAAACCAACATAAAGTTGCTATGAGATATGGTGATTATAAAATATTGGCACGTTTAAAAAACAACGGTGAATATCTTCCACAGATAATGAACGTATACGACGGTAATGTAGCTTTGATCAAAGAAAGTGAACTAACCGATTATGAGTTATACAATTTAATTGAGGACAAAATGGAGTCCGTAAATCTAGTAGAAACAAAGCCCGAAAAATTTACGGAAATGAAAAAATTACTTCATGCGGAGTACGGTAAGTTGCTAGAAGGTAGTCATATATGGAGAAATGATTCTAAATAA
- a CDS encoding SGNH/GDSL hydrolase family protein yields MRISTGHIVFIILLITSSISTYAQVINAGVRGNTAVDLLERLNDDVLIKSPDLVIVMVGTNDMLNSKKLVSYHAYEDYLERIVIRIKQMKSNVVLMTSPPADSVYLFKRHDKKLFKESPNVKLDSARNRVHHVAKKLSVHYLDLFQVFNDMNLPKHNSDLFFKNSSNSGAADGVHPTALGYRFIGEFVFRYLKENLLLKNPQKIICLGDSITYGSGMVGRGTAMGDTYPAVLQDFINNEYNSINRPSKN; encoded by the coding sequence ATGAGAATAAGTACAGGACATATTGTTTTCATCATATTGTTAATTACATCTTCAATATCAACCTATGCTCAAGTAATAAATGCAGGAGTGAGAGGTAATACTGCAGTAGATCTTTTAGAAAGATTAAATGATGATGTATTGATTAAATCTCCAGATTTGGTGATAGTAATGGTTGGTACAAATGATATGCTGAATTCTAAAAAGTTGGTTTCATATCACGCGTATGAGGATTATTTAGAGCGCATTGTCATACGCATAAAGCAAATGAAAAGTAACGTTGTGCTTATGACATCTCCACCGGCAGATTCTGTCTATTTATTTAAAAGACATGATAAGAAGTTGTTTAAAGAATCGCCTAATGTGAAGTTGGATAGTGCACGAAATAGGGTTCATCATGTGGCAAAAAAATTATCGGTGCATTATTTGGATTTATTTCAGGTTTTTAATGATATGAATTTGCCCAAGCATAACAGCGATTTATTTTTTAAGAATAGTAGCAATAGTGGAGCTGCGGACGGCGTGCATCCTACGGCATTGGGCTATCGGTTTATTGGAGAATTTGTATTTCGATATTTAAAGGAAAACCTGTTATTGAAAAATCCACAAAAGATTATTTGTTTAGGCGATTCTATTACCTATGGCAGCGGAATGGTTGGTAGAGGAACAGCTATGGGAGATACGTATCCTGCAGTCCTTCAGGATTTTATAAATAATGAATACAACAGTATAAATAGACCAAGTAAAAACTGA
- a CDS encoding glycoside hydrolase family 97 protein, producing MMKYWSPKSIFFGVIGVVVFLSGCESQVEHLLVSPNTNLKGQLAITESKLHFIVVHDTDTILSSSTIGLELGEIDLTQNVDISEVTYKTYDNTWSTVNGKQPTVKNSYNEYTCKVVSNTNNNVGYNIQFRMYNDGFAFRYHFPKILGDSLTIQQELTKLNIQQEYTYWSYNGERHNLGPISSAEGSREKVKTPMVIKTNTGKYISALEGAIKNTAPFSFNVSNKSGVLSINNKPISVSSGFETSWRTFIIGDKAGSLVSSDLLVNLNEPNKIEDSSWIKPGKALWDWRVWGYTTKDGFVYGGNTVSHKRMIDFASQNNIQYLLIDADWYGSEFNESSDPTTSKSDIDIEECIAYGKKNNVGIILYLNDVGAKTYGLENVIKQFAEWGAVGIKYGFMKGTPKQKVIHTQEVVQLCAKYKLMVNFHDSPVTPSGDYRTWPNLMSKEYGHAQADAKRSYYPETAVNATLINLISGPLDLTNGYFDLNEAHKRDKVFQQLPGTVVAEVAKLIAVHTGWMVLPDSPEAYMAKEDLFNAIRQMPAQFNGFKVLDGEIDEFVSIARKAGENWFVGSLTNREGREINLPLDFLDEGEKYKATFYEDTSDSHFLENKESYTISITELTKESNLKIRMAPGGGHVLHLEKIN from the coding sequence ATGATGAAATATTGGAGTCCTAAAAGTATATTTTTTGGAGTAATTGGTGTGGTTGTCTTTTTATCAGGCTGTGAAAGTCAAGTAGAACATTTACTTGTTTCTCCAAATACTAACTTGAAAGGACAACTCGCCATCACCGAGTCTAAACTACATTTCATAGTAGTACATGACACAGATACAATTTTGTCCTCTTCTACAATAGGGCTAGAATTAGGGGAGATTGATTTAACCCAAAATGTAGATATTAGCGAAGTAACTTATAAGACTTATGATAATACTTGGTCTACTGTAAATGGAAAGCAACCGACCGTAAAGAATAGCTATAATGAGTACACATGTAAGGTTGTTTCAAATACCAATAATAATGTGGGTTATAACATTCAGTTTAGAATGTATAATGACGGATTCGCATTTAGATACCATTTTCCGAAAATCTTAGGAGATAGTTTAACCATTCAACAAGAATTGACCAAGTTGAATATTCAACAAGAATACACCTATTGGTCATATAATGGGGAGCGCCATAATTTAGGTCCTATTAGTAGTGCCGAAGGTTCACGTGAAAAAGTAAAGACACCTATGGTAATTAAAACCAATACGGGTAAATACATTTCGGCGTTGGAAGGTGCTATTAAGAACACGGCGCCCTTTTCTTTTAATGTATCAAACAAGAGTGGCGTGTTATCCATAAATAATAAACCAATAAGCGTTAGTTCTGGATTTGAAACTTCATGGAGAACTTTTATTATTGGTGACAAGGCTGGAAGCTTGGTTTCATCAGACCTTTTGGTAAATCTTAATGAACCCAATAAAATAGAAGATAGCTCATGGATTAAACCGGGTAAAGCACTTTGGGATTGGCGTGTGTGGGGTTATACTACAAAAGATGGTTTTGTGTATGGTGGTAATACCGTATCCCATAAACGAATGATTGATTTTGCCAGTCAAAATAATATACAATATTTATTGATAGATGCAGATTGGTATGGCTCAGAATTTAATGAATCATCTGATCCTACCACGTCTAAAAGCGACATTGATATTGAAGAATGTATCGCTTATGGTAAAAAGAACAATGTAGGTATCATATTGTATTTGAACGATGTTGGAGCCAAAACTTATGGATTGGAAAATGTTATTAAGCAGTTTGCAGAATGGGGTGCCGTTGGTATTAAATATGGTTTTATGAAAGGAACCCCCAAACAGAAAGTTATACATACCCAAGAGGTTGTTCAATTGTGTGCCAAATACAAATTGATGGTAAACTTTCATGACAGTCCTGTGACACCTAGCGGTGATTATAGAACGTGGCCTAATTTAATGTCTAAAGAATATGGCCACGCTCAGGCGGATGCCAAAAGATCATACTATCCTGAAACTGCCGTAAATGCCACCTTAATTAATTTGATTTCAGGACCATTGGATTTGACCAATGGATATTTTGATTTAAACGAGGCCCATAAGCGTGATAAGGTATTTCAACAATTACCTGGAACTGTGGTTGCAGAAGTGGCAAAGCTAATTGCGGTACATACCGGCTGGATGGTGCTGCCAGACAGTCCCGAAGCATATATGGCTAAAGAAGATCTATTCAATGCCATTAGACAAATGCCGGCACAATTCAATGGCTTTAAAGTCTTGGATGGTGAAATTGACGAGTTTGTCAGTATTGCTAGAAAAGCAGGCGAAAATTGGTTTGTAGGTTCTCTTACCAATCGGGAAGGTAGGGAGATTAATTTACCGTTAGACTTTCTTGACGAAGGTGAAAAATACAAAGCTACATTTTATGAAGATACAAGTGATTCTCACTTTTTAGAAAATAAGGAATCATACACCATAAGCATTACTGAGTTAACAAAGGAAAGTAATTTAAAAATTAGAATGGCACCAGGTGGAGGTCACGTATTACATCTAGAAAAAATCAATTAG
- a CDS encoding FAD-dependent oxidoreductase, which produces MWNFLSNTSIFKSIVCAFLLIQIACAPNNEKNIDAEVVIYGGTSAAIATAVQLARMNKSVIIVCPETHIGGLSSSGLGFTDLGNKEVIGGISKEFYQEVYKHYQNKEAWNWQPREEYGNEGQGTTAIDDELKTMWTFEPHVAEQIFEQFVREHNITIHRNKWLDREKGVEVENGVIKSITMLNGENYKAKIFVDATYEGDLMAAAGVNYHVGREANSVYGEEWNGVQKGIYHHSHNFQQLNISPYVIPGDSTSGVLPRISTAPPGENGSGDEGVQAYNYRLCTTNAEGNVVPFEKPENYDPAQYELLRRVFEGGRYSMFGGGKIPNKKRDVNNVGPFSSDNIGMNYDYPEASYERRKEILQEHIDYHKGLLYFWGHDESVPERFRTSIKKWGLAKDEFVDNGHWPYQIYVREARRMIGEFVMTDNEILGKKKVLKPIGMGSYAMDSHNVQRYITKEGYVQNEGDLGIEPDAPYQIHLGTILPKQKECKNLLVPAAVSSSHIAFGSIRMEPVFMILGQSAGTLAGMAIDGEKNIHDVAYSALKQQLIKDGQVLEYHGPDDEAK; this is translated from the coding sequence ATGTGGAATTTTTTATCGAACACTTCAATTTTCAAGTCCATTGTTTGTGCATTTTTGCTGATCCAAATAGCATGCGCACCAAATAATGAAAAGAATATAGATGCAGAAGTGGTTATTTATGGTGGCACATCTGCAGCAATTGCTACAGCGGTACAATTGGCAAGAATGAATAAATCGGTCATTATTGTATGTCCGGAAACCCATATAGGCGGTCTCTCATCTAGCGGACTAGGATTTACCGATCTGGGAAATAAGGAAGTCATTGGGGGTATTTCAAAAGAGTTTTATCAAGAAGTATACAAACACTACCAGAATAAAGAAGCTTGGAACTGGCAACCAAGAGAGGAATATGGTAATGAAGGGCAAGGCACCACCGCCATAGATGATGAGCTCAAGACCATGTGGACATTTGAGCCCCATGTTGCTGAACAAATTTTTGAGCAATTTGTAAGGGAGCATAACATTACCATACATCGCAATAAATGGCTAGATAGGGAAAAAGGTGTAGAAGTCGAGAACGGAGTGATCAAATCTATTACCATGCTGAACGGGGAGAATTATAAAGCCAAGATTTTTGTTGATGCCACTTATGAAGGAGATTTAATGGCTGCCGCAGGTGTAAATTACCACGTTGGTAGAGAAGCTAATAGTGTTTATGGTGAGGAATGGAACGGTGTACAAAAAGGAATTTACCACCACAGCCACAACTTTCAACAGTTGAATATTAGTCCGTATGTAATACCCGGCGATTCTACTAGTGGAGTACTTCCTAGGATATCAACAGCACCACCGGGTGAAAATGGTTCAGGAGATGAAGGGGTGCAGGCTTATAATTATAGATTATGCACTACTAACGCAGAAGGCAATGTGGTTCCTTTTGAGAAGCCTGAGAATTATGATCCAGCACAATATGAATTGCTGAGAAGAGTATTTGAAGGTGGTAGATATTCCATGTTCGGAGGGGGCAAGATTCCCAATAAAAAGCGCGATGTTAATAACGTAGGACCGTTCAGCTCTGATAATATTGGAATGAATTATGACTATCCGGAAGCATCTTATGAAAGGAGAAAGGAAATTTTACAAGAGCATATAGACTATCACAAAGGTTTGCTTTATTTCTGGGGTCATGATGAAAGTGTGCCAGAACGGTTTAGGACAAGCATAAAAAAGTGGGGTCTTGCCAAAGATGAGTTTGTGGACAACGGTCATTGGCCCTACCAAATTTACGTTCGCGAAGCAAGGAGGATGATCGGGGAATTTGTCATGACGGATAATGAGATACTTGGAAAAAAGAAAGTATTAAAACCTATAGGTATGGGCTCCTATGCCATGGATTCACATAACGTTCAACGCTATATAACCAAAGAAGGCTATGTGCAAAACGAAGGTGATTTGGGTATAGAGCCAGACGCTCCCTATCAAATACATTTAGGTACAATATTGCCAAAGCAGAAAGAATGTAAAAATTTATTGGTTCCTGCTGCAGTCTCTAGTTCGCATATTGCCTTTGGGTCCATAAGAATGGAGCCTGTATTTATGATTTTAGGTCAGAGTGCCGGTACCTTGGCAGGAATGGCCATAGATGGGGAGAAAAATATTCATGATGTTGCATATTCTGCTTTAAAGCAGCAATTGATTAAAGACGGCCAGGTGTTGGAATATCACGGACCAGATGATGAAGCTAAATGA